The Papaver somniferum cultivar HN1 unplaced genomic scaffold, ASM357369v1 unplaced-scaffold_30041, whole genome shotgun sequence region CAAGctccttccaccaccaccaccaccaccaccactagcaataATGATCATCATTTCTCTCCGATCAAGATTATAAGGACTTGAAAAACCGCACCTAAACCTTGGAAAAGCTTTCAAAACAGCAGTGACTTAACTAGGAGATATGGATCATGATGATCAAAATTCAGAATATGTAATCTAAATAATTAGAGAGGAATCTAAAAAAGGGTATTTCGTCACTCATTAGTTGTTTTAATTTATCATGAATCATGATCTTCAATAAGGACGAGAAGAAGGTGGTGCCCAAGGAGGTAACACATCAGAAGGAATTTGACTATTTAATAACTGACTCATACGAGGNNNNNNNNNNNATACTAGGAAGATGATGAGTTGTTGAACCACTGTAAATAGTTTCATCACCACCATTACCACTCAAAACTGCACCAGTATTAGGATCAATCTTAGGTTTAACATTGATCTCCTCCTCATCTTGATGATCATGATCTTCATTATTCTGACATGATGGAAGCCTAAAAAAAGCTGGGTTCACAAAAGAAGCAGCCATTAAGAAAACAGAGGAGGCAGCAATAAGTGGACCAGCAATAATACCTCCAACAACTTGNNNNNNNNNNNTTAAAAAGACAGAAGAGGCAGCAATAAGTGGACCAGCAATAGTACCTCCTATAACTTGACCTTGTCCTCCTGCAAGAGAAATACTAAAAGGCGGTGATGACGAAGGCTTAGTTGATGCCGGAGGATAGATAAAACTACCGGACAAGGAGAGAATCTCAAAACAACCAGGTATAGAAACAGTAGCATTATGATGAGTAGAAGTAGAATGACGAAGAATCACATTAGCTACAGAACCAGAACC contains the following coding sequences:
- the LOC113341682 gene encoding AT-hook motif nuclear-localized protein 28-like, giving the protein MHPIILEISAGSDIIETVSQFSVKHHVCLSILSGSGSVANVILRHSTSTHHNATVSIPGCFEILSLSGSFIYPPASTKPSSSPPFSISLAGGQGQVIGVVGGIIAGPLIAASSVFLMAASFVNPAFFRLPSCQNNEDHDHQDEEEINVKPKIDPNTGAVLSGNGGDETIYSGSTTHHLP